One part of the Devosia yakushimensis genome encodes these proteins:
- a CDS encoding MOSC domain-containing protein: protein MAQLVSINLGTAQFIPGYSPLTGIVKTPVASAKITRLGMAGDAICDRQHHGGSDQAVYVYFADDYAWWNAELGRTIEPGTFGENLTIAGVEGRSIAIGDRFAIGPALLEVTYHRTPCMTFAARMGDSSWVKRFHRANRPGAYCRVLQPGAVTAGMAVEHVPFAGERVTVSELMALDGVREIDPAFMRRALATPIREKTRFKFETRLASLF, encoded by the coding sequence ATGGCTCAGCTGGTCAGCATCAATCTGGGCACGGCCCAGTTCATTCCCGGCTATAGCCCGCTGACCGGCATCGTCAAGACGCCGGTCGCCAGCGCCAAAATCACTCGGCTGGGCATGGCGGGCGACGCCATCTGCGACCGTCAGCACCATGGCGGTTCGGATCAGGCCGTTTATGTCTATTTCGCCGATGACTATGCCTGGTGGAACGCCGAATTGGGCCGGACCATCGAGCCGGGCACGTTTGGCGAGAACCTTACCATTGCCGGGGTCGAGGGGCGCAGCATCGCCATTGGCGATCGTTTCGCCATCGGCCCGGCGCTGCTCGAAGTCACCTATCACCGCACGCCCTGCATGACCTTTGCCGCACGCATGGGCGATTCCTCCTGGGTCAAGCGCTTCCACCGCGCCAACCGCCCCGGCGCCTATTGCCGCGTGCTGCAACCGGGCGCGGTCACGGCCGGCATGGCGGTGGAGCATGTCCCCTTTGCCGGCGAGCGCGTCACGGTCAGCGAATTGATGGCGCTCGATGGCGTGCGGGAGATCGACCCAGCCTTCATGCGCCGGGCGCTCGCCACCCCGATCCGCGAAAAGACGCGGTTCAAGTTCGAAACCCGCCTCGCTAGCCTCTTCTGA
- a CDS encoding YkvA family protein yields MFKLLTSRLVPRVLLFRKEVVLLWQAFMSPHTPFYLKAATAFVAFYLVSPIDIISDFIPILGWVDDLILVPLMVSWIVARLPVYAPAKAGRGETISGRARRL; encoded by the coding sequence ATGTTCAAGCTCCTGACGTCCCGCCTCGTTCCGCGCGTCCTGCTCTTCCGCAAGGAAGTGGTCCTGCTGTGGCAGGCGTTCATGTCGCCGCACACGCCCTTCTACCTCAAGGCGGCCACCGCCTTCGTAGCCTTCTATCTGGTCAGCCCCATCGACATCATCTCCGACTTCATCCCCATTCTGGGCTGGGTCGACGACCTGATCCTGGTGCCGCTGATGGTAAGCTGGATCGTCGCCCGCCTGCCGGTCTATGCACCGGCCAAGGCTGGCCGCGGCGAAACCATCAGTGGACGGGCTCGCCGGCTTTAG
- a CDS encoding arginase family protein: MQATKPYAILEAPSSLGLHTHGVERLPAVLLGLGLQRLLGASHAGRLQPPRGDNQIDPQTHTLNGQFIADWSPQLADAVGGVLDGGQFPLILGGDCTILLGALLALKRRGRYGLLFIDGHSDFYEARSNGEVDGEGASIELALVTGRGPARLADLEGKGPLVRDEDVVLVGFRDHDEQQSYGGPPPAPDMLVLDLPVLRRIGIEAVIAAAMERLDRPELDGFFIHFDADCLPDALMPAVDAPVPGGGVEPAEAAMLLREARQSPKAAGMEVTIYNPDRDADGQAGRLLLDILVAGLAADAT, from the coding sequence ATGCAGGCCACAAAGCCCTATGCGATTTTGGAAGCGCCATCGAGCCTGGGTCTTCACACCCATGGCGTCGAGCGATTGCCTGCGGTTCTCCTCGGTCTTGGCTTGCAGCGGCTTCTGGGTGCCAGCCATGCCGGACGGCTGCAGCCGCCGCGCGGCGATAACCAGATCGACCCACAGACCCATACGCTCAACGGCCAGTTCATTGCCGATTGGTCACCCCAATTGGCCGATGCCGTGGGTGGGGTGCTCGATGGTGGTCAGTTCCCGCTGATTCTGGGTGGCGATTGCACCATTCTGCTGGGCGCCTTATTGGCGCTGAAGCGGCGCGGCCGCTATGGCCTGTTGTTCATCGATGGCCATTCCGACTTCTACGAGGCGCGCAGCAATGGCGAGGTCGATGGCGAGGGTGCCTCGATCGAATTGGCGCTGGTGACCGGCCGCGGACCGGCGCGGCTTGCTGACCTTGAAGGTAAAGGGCCGCTGGTGCGCGACGAGGATGTGGTGCTGGTGGGTTTCCGCGATCATGACGAACAGCAAAGTTATGGCGGTCCGCCGCCGGCGCCAGATATGCTGGTGCTGGATTTACCGGTATTGCGCCGGATCGGCATCGAAGCGGTCATCGCGGCGGCGATGGAGCGCCTCGATCGCCCCGAACTCGACGGCTTCTTCATTCATTTCGATGCCGATTGCCTGCCCGACGCGCTGATGCCGGCGGTCGACGCGCCGGTGCCGGGTGGCGGGGTCGAACCGGCCGAGGCAGCGATGCTGCTGCGTGAGGCCCGGCAAAGCCCGAAAGCAGCCGGTATGGAAGTCACGATCTACAATCCCGATCGTGACGCCGACGGCCAGGCCGGGCGCCTCTTGCTCGATATACTGGTGGCGGGCCTTGCGGCCGACGCGACCTGA
- a CDS encoding YbaK/EbsC family protein: MSLASVQADLAARAPDLAVEVTEQSTATVQLAADVHGVEPGQIAKTLCIRANGEVLLLVTRGDARLDNAKSKAAFGGRPRMLGAEEVEQLTSHKVGGVCPFGLPAPLPIYMDASLRVYDLVIPAGGSTHASVRLSVDRLAGLCGNKWVDACQPPVPADAA, from the coding sequence ATGAGCCTTGCTTCCGTCCAAGCCGACCTCGCCGCCCGCGCGCCCGACCTTGCCGTCGAAGTCACCGAGCAATCGACCGCAACGGTACAATTGGCCGCCGATGTGCATGGGGTCGAGCCCGGCCAGATCGCCAAGACGCTCTGCATCCGCGCCAATGGCGAGGTATTGCTGCTAGTAACCCGCGGCGATGCGCGGCTCGACAATGCCAAGTCCAAAGCCGCCTTTGGCGGCCGTCCGCGCATGCTGGGCGCCGAGGAGGTTGAACAATTGACCAGCCACAAGGTGGGCGGGGTCTGCCCCTTCGGCCTGCCGGCACCCCTGCCCATCTATATGGACGCCTCGCTCAGGGTCTATGACCTGGTCATCCCCGCCGGCGGCTCCACCCATGCCTCGGTGCGGCTGAGTGTCGACCGGCTGGCCGGGCTCTGCGGCAATAAATGGGTCGATGCCTGCCAGCCACCGGTGCCGGCGGACGCGGCTTAG
- the ispG gene encoding flavodoxin-dependent (E)-4-hydroxy-3-methylbut-2-enyl-diphosphate synthase encodes MAGPAARRQAVGVNVGGVLVGGGAPVVVQSMTNTDTADIDATVKQVMQLARAGSEIVRITVDRDESAAAVPIIRDRLAFMGYDVPLVGDFHYIGHKLLTDHPACAEALAKYRINPGNVGFKAKRDTQFSTLIDIANKYDKPVRIGVNWGSLDEELLTKLMDENAASATPISAAAVQREAIIQSALLSAKRAEELGMGRDKIILSTKVSDVQHLIAVYQDLAARCDYALHLGLTEAGMGSKGIVASSAALGILLQQGIGDTIRISLTPEPGGDRTTEVKVAQELLQTMGFRQFLPVVAACPGCGRTTSTTFQTLAKDIQDHLNISMPEWRERYPGVETLSVAVMGCIVNGPGESKHANIGISLPGTGETPAAPVFVDGEKVATLRGADVADQFKVMVADYIERKFGTGQKTAAE; translated from the coding sequence ATGGCGGGTCCGGCGGCACGCAGGCAAGCGGTGGGTGTGAATGTCGGCGGGGTGCTCGTCGGCGGCGGTGCGCCCGTGGTCGTGCAGTCCATGACCAATACCGACACGGCCGATATCGATGCGACGGTCAAGCAGGTGATGCAGCTGGCGCGGGCGGGGTCGGAGATCGTCCGCATCACGGTCGATCGCGACGAGTCCGCTGCGGCCGTTCCCATCATCCGCGACCGGCTGGCCTTTATGGGCTATGACGTGCCGCTGGTCGGCGATTTCCACTATATCGGCCACAAGCTGCTGACTGATCACCCGGCCTGTGCCGAGGCCCTGGCGAAATACCGCATCAATCCTGGCAATGTGGGCTTCAAGGCCAAGCGCGATACGCAGTTTTCGACACTGATCGACATCGCCAACAAATATGACAAGCCCGTCCGCATCGGAGTGAACTGGGGTTCGCTCGATGAGGAACTTCTGACAAAGCTGATGGATGAAAACGCCGCCTCCGCGACGCCGATTTCCGCCGCCGCGGTGCAGCGCGAGGCGATCATCCAGTCGGCGCTGCTGTCGGCCAAGCGTGCCGAAGAGCTGGGCATGGGCCGCGATAAGATCATCCTTTCCACCAAAGTCTCGGACGTTCAGCATCTGATTGCGGTCTACCAGGATCTGGCGGCGCGTTGCGATTATGCGCTCCATCTCGGGCTCACCGAGGCCGGCATGGGCTCCAAGGGCATCGTTGCCTCCTCGGCCGCTTTGGGCATCCTGCTGCAGCAGGGCATTGGCGACACGATCCGCATTTCGCTGACGCCCGAGCCGGGCGGGGATCGCACCACCGAGGTCAAGGTAGCGCAGGAATTGCTGCAGACCATGGGCTTCCGCCAGTTCCTGCCGGTGGTCGCCGCCTGTCCCGGTTGCGGCCGCACCACGTCCACCACCTTCCAGACGCTGGCCAAGGACATCCAGGATCATCTCAATATCTCCATGCCCGAATGGCGCGAGCGCTATCCCGGCGTCGAGACGCTGTCGGTGGCCGTCATGGGCTGCATCGTCAACGGGCCGGGCGAGAGCAAGCACGCCAATATCGGCATTTCCCTGCCGGGCACCGGCGAAACCCCAGCCGCCCCGGTCTTCGTCGACGGCGAAAAAGTCGCCACCCTGCGCGGCGCCGACGTGGCCGACCAGTTCAAGGTCATGGTGGCCGACTATATCGAACGCAAATTCGGAACGGGGCAGAAGACGGCGGCGGAATAG
- a CDS encoding MAPEG family protein: MPDNDQAGIAGERRKLMWGAAIALPLAVVAWLALFWLTPPVASAEEPLARLVYALNWVGVAVLLTFLTAIEAVSHERLFTPAIDPLAGRESARMKVNLRYLQHTLEQLLVFIPGLLLLAWHSGNGAELRAVTATAIVWIALRIVFWVGYHISPSLRTPGLVGMAMSMVVLLYCVARFGYELAGPVGAAVPLVLFGGAEMFLVWISQRPARD, translated from the coding sequence ATGCCCGACAATGACCAGGCTGGCATTGCGGGCGAGAGACGGAAATTGATGTGGGGCGCGGCCATCGCGCTCCCGCTTGCCGTGGTGGCGTGGCTGGCTCTGTTCTGGCTGACGCCGCCGGTGGCATCAGCCGAAGAGCCCCTGGCGCGGCTGGTTTATGCGCTCAACTGGGTTGGCGTTGCGGTGCTGCTGACATTTCTCACCGCCATCGAAGCGGTGTCGCATGAGCGGCTGTTTACCCCGGCCATCGATCCCTTGGCGGGCCGGGAATCGGCGCGGATGAAGGTCAATCTGCGTTATCTGCAGCATACGCTGGAGCAATTGCTGGTGTTCATTCCGGGCCTGTTGCTACTGGCCTGGCATAGCGGCAATGGGGCGGAGCTGCGCGCGGTCACCGCCACAGCAATAGTGTGGATCGCGCTCCGTATCGTGTTCTGGGTCGGCTATCACATCTCGCCCAGCCTGCGCACGCCGGGCCTGGTCGGCATGGCGATGAGCATGGTGGTGCTACTCTATTGCGTCGCGCGGTTCGGCTATGAGCTGGCGGGGCCGGTCGGCGCCGCGGTGCCGCTCGTGCTGTTTGGCGGCGCGGAGATGTTCCTGGTGTGGATCAGCCAGCGACCGGCGCGGGACTAG